Proteins from one Anastrepha obliqua isolate idAnaObli1 chromosome 2, idAnaObli1_1.0, whole genome shotgun sequence genomic window:
- the LOC129237830 gene encoding general odorant-binding protein 19d-like, whose translation MTAFSCFLIFITMTSLPTILLADLQPPHYGPLRAMTEAAIEDCYEDAAQKVKVEITDEGFEELLKGSRDNLMHNTKCLRYCIMRKNGLFNASNSLDKEKLVDIFEIIHPQVEKEKLLNVLQKCAEKTEKETDNCERASVAAMCVLDELKGEGVTNI comes from the exons ATGACAgcatttagttgttttttgatttttatcacAATGACGTCACTGCCTA CAATCCTATTGGCTGACTTACAACCGCCCCATTATGGGCCACTGCGTGCTATGACAGAGGCTGCTATTGAGGATTGCTACGAGGATGCGGCTCAGAAGGTCAAAGTAGAAATAACCGATG AAGGCTTTGAAGAGCTATTAAAGGGTTCCCGTGATAATTTAATGCACAATACGAAGTGTTTGCGTTACTGTATTATGCGAAAGAACGGATTG TTTAATGCAAGCAACTCTCTCGATAAAGAAAAGCTCGTGGACATATTCGAGATCATCCATCCTCAAGTTGAGAAGGAAAAGCTGCTAAATGTGCTCCAAAAATGCGCCGAGAAAACTGAAAAAGAAACTGACAA TTGTGAGCGCGCATCTGTCGCAGCGATGTGTGTCCTTGACGAACTGAAGGGAGAAGGCGTCACCAATATTTAA
- the LOC129238479 gene encoding general odorant-binding protein 19d-like: protein MRFLNIFLILCAAFISYAECHDSEKARAVANECKDEVGATDADVDSMFNHEPAGSSEAKCLHACVMKRFGLLNDEGKMDKEKALDILEKIHGDDEEQQNLGKEVVEACGDIEVDEDHCEAAEEYRMCIHGKAEENGFKLGRV, encoded by the exons atgagATTCCTTAATATTTTCCTGATTTTGTGTGCGGCATTCATATCATACGCGGAG TGTCATGATTCCGAGAAGGCCAGAGCTGTAGCCAACGAATGTAAAGATGAGGTTGGCGCTACAGATg CTGATGTTGACAGTATGTTCAATCATGAACCGGCTGGCAGTTCGGAGGCCAAATGTCTGCACGCATGTGTCATGAAACGTTTCGGTTTG ttgaatGACGAAGGCAAAATGGACAAGGAAAAGGCTTTAGATATCTTGGAAAAGATACATGGCGACGATGAGGAACAACAGAACTTGGGCAAGGAAGTGGTGGAAGCCTGTGGGGATATTGAAGTGGATGAGGACCA TTGTGAGGCAGCCGAGGAATATCGCATGTGCATACACGGCAAAGCTGAGGAGAATGGTTTTAAGCTGGGACGTGTTTGA
- the LOC129237571 gene encoding general odorant-binding protein 19d-like has translation MKYFVVFLAICSLAISYAEAQEILQNMKKIANDCKAESGGSDADVDALFNHQPAGSDKAKCLMTCFMKKMGLVDASAKIDKDSALNVIKAVANGDANIEKLGKELIDACKDTPPKGNECESGEAVRECVIAKAKANGFKLPW, from the exons ATGAAGTACTTCGTAGTATTCCTGGCCATTTGCAGTTTGGCCATTTCATACGCTGAG GCTCAGGAAATActgcaaaatatgaaaaaaattgctaatgACTGTAAAGCGGAATCTGGTGGCAGTGATG CGGATGTTGATGCACTGTTCAATCATCAACCGGCTGGAAGTGACAAAGCTAAGTGCCTAATGACGtgctttatgaaaaaaatgggtttg gTCGATGCTAGTGCCAAAATTGATAAGGACTCTGCTTTAAATGTAATAAAGGCAGTTGCTAATGGTGATGCAAACATAGAAAAACTCGGTAAAGAGCTTATTGATGCTTGCAAAGATACTCCACCAAAGGGCAATGA GTGCGAAAGCGGTGAAGCCGTGCGTGAGTGCGTCATTGCAAAAGCAAAGGCAAATGGCTTTAAATTGCCATGGTAA